From Carassius carassius chromosome 15, fCarCar2.1, whole genome shotgun sequence:
TCGGGgagatttttgaaagaaatctcttctgctcgacaaagctgcatttatttcacaaaaataaagtaaaattttaaaatgttattacattgtaatatagctgtttctgtgtgaatatgtgttaaagtgtaatttatttctgtgatcaaaattgtattttcagcatcattcctccagtcttcagtgtcacatgatcttcagaaatcattctgatatgatgatagtGAAATCAGTTTTTTCTGTttcatattttttggaacctgtgatagtttttcatgattctttgatgaataaaaagttacaaaagaacagcatttatttaaaatataaatcttttgtaacattatagacTACTTGTGAAACGTTTGGGTTCAGTACAGTCTTTCTATTTTTGAAAGAAagtaacactttttttcagttaaaagtgacagtaaagacttgtaTTGTTAGAATataatttttgaataaatgctgttgatgtttacatttttttcaaaaatatgaagcagcaaaaactgttttcaacattgataattcagcatattagaatgatttctgaagaatcatgtgaccgtaaagactgaagtaatggctgttgTAAATTCCGcactgcatcacagaaataaaatatattttaaagtgtattcaAATAGGAAACCACTattagaaattgcaataatatttcacaatattactatctTTTTAACAGTattctggatcaaataaatacagccttgatgagcataagagactccattTATTAAGATCTTACAaactttttgtttatatatacttCCAATCCCTGACGAGAGTTTGAGACAATAAAGAAACTAAGGCCTGTTTTTTCTTCAGCTGTGGATGGGAACCAGATCTGTCTTAATGAAGCATATGGCCCACACATTGCTGCTTAAAAAGGGCCTCAGTGGGTGAAGGCATTATGGGTAAAATACCATGTGTTAGTCTTTAAAATGCAGAGGGTGGTCAGATCTGCGATGCATCTGTTGCGCTGGGTGGTAATGAGTTCACAGACATGTGACTTTAAAGAAAGCATGGCCGTCCTGCTGCTGGAAATCATCACAGTGTTGCATTCTGGGAGGCGGATCCTTCTGAAATCAATACAGCTAATTGGATTGTAGAAAACACATATGGCCCCGCCTCTCGGAGCTTCTCATTGGTCGATTGCCTGACTGACAGAGTGTGTTGCAGCATGTTAAAACTGTGTTTAAATCATTGTTATATTCACAATTTGATATTATATTACGTCTTGCTTAATTTTAACATCAACAAattattacaacaacaaaaaaatacttgtgtgtaaatttataaattacaaatttataagtgaaaaattatttgtgtttaaattacagattaaaaaaaagactttttattCCAATTATTACAGATGAGTAAAAGGTGTTAAAAATGGTTTGTGTAGATGttagaaataaataaagtattttcaattacaaattaaaagatgatttatgtttataaattacaaattaaCAAACACTTTTACGCTAATGTTAACATGggggttaataaaaataaacgaacactTTTATTATCAAAGACGCATTAAAGTGAtcaaaatgcatccttggtgagcagaagagacttctgagAATCTACTTCTACATTGCTAATATTGACTATTTCTAATCTGCAGTGGCTTCGGGATGGGTTTTGGTGTTTTAAGATGAACTGACAGTTGTTTTTAAAGGATTTCGGTGGATCTGAAGGTTGTTTTTGAGGTAGTTGTCGACTGTGAGCAGGTTGGGATCTGTTCAGTTAGTAGTCTGTTCCTGATGGTGTTTATGACAGATCTCAGGCATATGGATTTATTTACCTCTTTTAAGCCCCACAATGCTCCTGTCAGGAAAGTATAAGAACATGATAATAGAGAAACATCAGATCTCGTCTCCTCAAGAAAGTATCTTGTTTCTGTGTGATTTTGGGTTGACGTTGGAAGGGGTTTCTCGGTAGATGAGGCCGTCATCGTTTCAGCGTCCCTGAGGAGGAAATGCTTCAGATGGAGGTGTTTGCTTTTCCTGTGGTTTCTGGGCTGTATATTAAACTAAAAACACCTCTTCTTGTGTTTTTTCCCATGTTTCTCCTCCAGGAGCTGAAGGATGGACATCGCTGCCCTCTAGAGGGTGAGGACAGACACAAAACATCTGGATTTGAGCCCTGTTTTTcagtacaaatatttaaatgttgcaATGCATTGATTTTAAGATGCGGATAATGAAGGTTAAGAAGCCTTGTTTTCCGAGAAATTGTAGAAAAAGGGCTATttagaaataaatagaaatataagaAACAATTAGGAAtgcacaaaagcacataaaaaaactggaaatataaaataacacttcgttcaagaaattaaaacttataaatataaaaatgtatacaataatttactaaaacctgaaaatataaaaataaaagctaataaattattttttttatgttccgttttcagtaaataatataataaaatatcatcAAATAAAGCAATTTAATTccatttcagtgttattttagtatttatgtgCTACtgtagtatttaataatattttgaattagcttttattttgatattttcctatatttacatataaaagttTGCTTCATTTGATGatattatatgattttatttactgaaaactaaacatatacaaaataaatatataagtttatatgtcaataaataaaaatattatatttaattaaatactgaaaaccaaaaatgtaaaaaagctaattcaaaatattaataaatactatagtagtatataaatacttaaataacattgaaattgaatttaattgctttatttgatgatattatatgatattaCTTACTGAAAACTTAACATATACTGTAAAACTAATTATATtagttttatatgtaaatatataaaaaatattatatttaattaaatactgaaaactgacaatatcaaaataaaatgtaattaaaaatattaataaatactacagtagtatataaatactttattgctttatttgataatattatatgatattatttactgaaaacagaacttataaaaaataaatgtatttgttttatatttaaatatactacaGTAGTATATAAATACTGCATGAGACTTCTTTTTTGGACCCTACTGCACTTAGTGTAGTGTACTtactttactgtgtgtgtgtgtgtgtgtgtgcgtgtgtgcgtgtgtgtgtgtgtgtgtttgtttgtttgtttgtttagtggcTCTGCCTCCAGAAAAGGCTGAAGGACGTGAGAGTTTTCTGTCGTCTGAAGACGGAGAGAGAGAAGCGCTGAAGGAAACCTGCAAAGGAAAGAAACGCATCAGTCTAGATGTAAGTTCTCAACAAACACTAGAttaatacagtttttatttatttattaatacattattcatggtatatttgaaaataaaccattaaaattttctctttttttttaaattaattttctatTTTGAAAAACTTAAACACACAAAATTGTAGCAATTACACAAAGTTCATAACAAACAGCAGCTAAATACAATTTctacaatttatatttatttactgataggctatctaaggggggggggggttgaagaattttcattttcattttaaaattttagtttatttcacattttattgatATTTCATCCATTAAATTAACATGAACACACAGATTCGTACTAAATACATTCATAAACTTCACCGGAATCGGTGATAATCCATGTATCATTCAGTGTATAATTagtgtatattttcatttcatcaggaatatcaaatatttatttctccACAAAATGCCACACAGAGAATtcttggaacttttcattaatttaaagttcagattttattttatttcagctttattcaaATTAACAACAGATTttcttaatataatattaaactgtaataacCATAgttggcaaagaaaaaaaaaaagttaaatatgatGACTGTTTATTTTTGAGGAAAAGATTTGTTTGACAATGGCAGTCATTGATGTCCTCCTGCTGGTCAGGTGTGtaactgcgtgtgtgtgtgtgtgtgtgtcaggatctGGAGTGTAACGTGTCTCTGGTTGATGACAGCAGGCAGGAGTGGGTCTTCACGCTCTACGACTTCGACAACAGCGGAAGAGTCACAAAGGAGGTACATACTGACATCTCTACAGACACCTGACCTTCATTCCCTTCAGTGAAACACATCAGAATGTgttcatgttgtgtgtgtgtgtgtgtgtgtttaggacatGTCCAGTTTGATGCACACTATTTATGACGTGGTGGACACCTCGGTGAATCACTCGAGTCACAGCAAACGAAAGACCCTCCGAGTGAAGCTGACGGTGACTCCTGAACACAGAACTCACAGGAGAGACACGACACACAGCGGGAACGGtgcgcatctctctctctctcacacacacacacatacacacacacacacacacacacatacacacacacacatacacacacacacacacacacacacacacacacacacacacacactcacactcacacactcacacacacacacacacacacacacacacacacacacacacacacacacacactcacactcacacaaacacacacacacacacacacacacacacacacacacactcacacacacacacacacacacacacacacactcacacacacacacacacacacacacacacacacacacacacactgacacacacacacacacacacacacacacacatacacacacacacacacaaacacacacacatacacacacacacacaaacacacacacacactcacacacacacacacacactcacacacacacacacacacacacacacactcacacacacactcacacacacacacacacacacacacactcacacacacacacacacacacacacacaaacacacacacacacacacacacacacacacacacacactcacacacacacacacacacacacacacacactcacacacacacacacacacacacacacacacacacacacactgacacacacacacacacacacacacacacacatacacacacacacacacaaacacacacacatacacacacacacacaaacacacacacacactcacacacacacacacacactcacacacacacacacacacacacacacactcacacacacactcacacacactcacacacacacacacacacacacacactgacacacacacacacacacacacacacactcacacacacacacactcacacacacactcacacacactcacacacacacacacacacacacactcacacacacacacacacacacacacacacacacacacactcacacacactcacacacacacacacacacacacacactgacacacacacacacacacacacacacacacacacacatacacacacacacacacacacacacacacacacacacacaaacacacacacacactcacacacacacacacacactcacacacacactctcacacacacacacacacacacacacacacacacactgacacacacacacacacacacacacacactcacacacactcacacacacacacacacactgacacacacacacacacacacacacacacacactcacacacacactcacacacactcacacacacactcacacacactcacacacacacacacacactcacacacactcacacacacactcacacacacacacactcacacacacacacacacacacacacactcacacaaacacacacacacacacacacacacacacacattaaaaaacagAACTGTACTTGGTTTTGTGCCTAACTTCTGAACTCTGTTTGCTCCTGCTTCAGACAATGGCTTGAGTCGCATCGAGTCGGTTCACGCAGAGGACACACACATCAGGTGAGtcgctagtgtgtgtgtgtgtgtgtgtcgtgtaaCCAGCGTTTGTATGTCCACATGTGACATGATGTGTGTTTCTCACAGAGGTCAGAATCACTACTGTGTGGACGAGAACACAGAGAGACGAAACCATTACCTGGATCTGGCGGGAATAGAGAACTACAGCTCCAGATTCGACAGTAAGACTCTGCTGAACGTGTGTGTGTATCACAGAAACACCGTAAAAACTGTTCGACTGATTCGAAATTAAAGGGAGAATCATAGGGGAAAAATTACACTCCAAAATCCCTCAAAAATAATTCACAAACACTGAAGGGTGAGCCTCACAAAACCCATCAAGAAATTCTATATTTCcccacacaaaatgaaaattagtgAATATAATTTTTGCATGAAAATAAGCAGTATTAGGACCCTTAAGACATTACAtactttttatttgacattttaatacattaagcTCACCCACTACAATTTCTCCTGAAAAATGTCACTATtgagatgaaaaagaaaaaatgacacTATTTTAAGTTTGAGTCTTTTATAAAGTTTCCTGAGAACAGGacttctttattaaaaaaaaaaaaaaatatatatatatatatatatatatattataaaatataattgcttGATTTTTGTTAATTGTTCTGATGTTTTTTACAATTTTTCCCTTAATTTTTGTTCATTGTGCCGaccctttataaaatagtattacataatgatttttatcattgtttagaccctttataaaatataatcttataattaaaaaaaatttataattgaAAAATTTATGAATGTATAATTCCTTAATTTTTCTAAaccttttataatatataattcctTAACTTGTGTTCATTTTGCGTAcccctttttaatatattttctttaacgTGTAACTTTGGCTCTGACcctttgtaatatataattcCTTAATGTTTTGGTAATTTTTCCTACCTTTTATCAAATATAATTCCTTAATTTCAATTATTGTTCTGACCCTTAATAAAATACGatatgatatataaaataatttttgttcatGTTGCCAACCTTTTGTAAATTGATTATTGTGATGACTGTTTATAATATAGAActccttttttataattttttatataattaccttcattttaataattgtgctgattatttataaaatatgttttccaTAATTTTGATAATTATTCTAACCCCTTATAAAATACAAATccttattttttgttaatgttgccgaccttatataaaatatattttcattaattgttaTTACTCTGCTGACTGTTTATGATATAGAACTCTAAGTGTAGCATAAATATATAAgtatagaaaacattttttaaaattatatatattttatttaattttaataatcattctgatgctttataaaatatattttctgtaatTGTGATAATTATTCTGACtccttataaaatttaatttcttgATTTTTGTAACCTTTTgtgaaatatatcatatattctcTTGAATTTCCTCCTCCATCAAGGTTCCTCTCCTCCTGGGGTCCAGCAAGAGCAGCATTCACAGTCTTCACACGATCAGAGCCGTTCTCGTTCCCACGAGCGGCGGTCTCAGGTCCTCTCTGACCCCTGCGTGACCCCAGATCCCCGCGTGCGTGGCGGGCCCCAGTCCATCAGATCCCCCAAGGGCCCTTCCAGAGGCGGCCAGTCTGTGGCCAAAACCAGCAAGTGCCACAGCTTCTATCCAGCGGATGTGTACCATCTCTCCCAGCAGAGCCAGCCTCAGCCCTCGACGGGTCTCCAGCACAGCCACAGCAAGAGATCGAGAGCCAGAGCCAGAGAACAGGCGCTGTCGCCCTCCAAACACACCCAAACACAGCAGCCCTCGCCCGTCAGCGAACACAGTGCCGGCTTTGTGCTGCCTCTGGTCCAGCGACACGAACACCATCATCATCACgaacaccatcatcatcaccactaCCACCACTACCATCAGACGTGATGCTTTTTAGcaaaggccaaaaaaaaaaaacattgtggatTTCTctcttatgccaaaaatcattaggatattaagtaaagatcatgtttcatgaagttactTTTGTTAATTCCCTATTGTAAAAATATCAAAACctttgctaaggacttcatttgaacaactttaaagatgattagAACCTCATTATTTTGATTTTGGTGGGCCAGGGTCACAAATCGACTGATGCATCGATTCTGAGATTTTCCGAATGCATCGCGAGATTCTCTCTGGAATTTATTCTGAGCAcagtttttaacagcagatggcgctctacTCTAGTTTTTATCTGCGcactcaaatgctcatgaagaagaACGCTTGTGGGTTCGGCTGAGTCTGTAATTTCACCTCGTCTCAGAATGCTTTTATCACGCGAGATTAATATAAACACTGCCCACTGTGTTTACATTCACTTCAACCTTTTTGCATTGTATGAAAGTTAGGTTAGGAATTATGTTAGGTTTGAATGTGTGTAAGGATTTGTAAACGAGGAGACTATGtctgtttctaaagcatgcagcgccatctgctgtttaAAACTAAGCTCAGGATCGACTCAAGAGAGAATGGCGATGCATTCAGAAAATCGATGCACGAATCGATTTAACATCGCACACCTAacgattaatcgttaaaagatcGAAATCTCGATTCAAACTCTCACGCAAcgataaatctttgaaaatgtcATACTGGAACATTCAAATCTGCATTCGACACAGAAAGCATGCATATCTAAGTAAGAAGCCGTTTTACAAACGTCTTTTTAACCACAAAGAATTATTTTCTTGTCTTAAAGTCACGCATATTAACACAGAAATATTGGGATGAAAGTTTATAGCTCGGATATGAACATTGATGTCTATAGTTGCAatcaaaatcacctttaaataacatttgtgTCGATTACAGTGTTtctccagtaggtggcgacaagtgactgtatatatatatacatttaataattcatgcaAAGTAATTAAACCCTCTTAAATAGACTGCAGCAATTAATATTTTGCCACAGCCTCTAGTAAATTACACATTATTTTAAGTTCAGAATCGTGATCTGTatttgaaacaacaacaacaacagtaaaaataaattgtgatttgATTCGTGCAGCTCTACCGTCAGGTTTGTAATAGTCATTCCTATTCTGCAGTGTGAATGTTCAGCGAGAATTTCTATAAAAGCATAAATCAGATCCTCAGAAGTCTGCTCTGCTCAAACTCAGGCACTTGTTTATTAACTATACTGTGATCATTTACACAATCAACGGGATTAAAATAGAGCTGAAGTAAGTCATTGCTGACAGTTTACATGAAGACATCAACTTCCTATTGATTTGTTTTAACCATCTTTCAAAATTCTGATCATGCTTAATCAGATTTGTGCAATTTTATTAAGTGTCCTGGAATGATTTGATCAACCAACAGCACGAAACATGAAACTGAGTTTTGTTGATTAccaggattttaaaaaaaaaggaaaagcgaTATTGAGGACgctagaatataaatataaatcaattatcattaaaacacacacacactcatttgcaGTCAAAGTTTgggaataattaatattttttaatgtttttaaaagaagcctcttctcctcaccaaggctgcatttatttgatacagtaaaaacggtaatattgtgaaatattattaccatttaaaatagctatttactattgtaatatattgtaaaatttaatttatttctgtgatcaaagctgaatttttagcatcatttcatatatatatatatatctttattataCCAGGCTTTTCCATGGTAgcttatacatacatatttaatttgaaaCATTTCAATAGAGACCCAAAACGACAATCAAACCAATTGCAATAAAGAAAACTAATGTGATTTCCATCTTTAAGATTTTATCCAGTATATTCATTCATGCATGAATGGGGTCATTAAATATACTGCATAGAAGTAACGACcccataatatttaaaatgaccaTATTGTGTAATTTAGATCAGATTAGCCACTCAGATGTGGTTTTGTGGGACGGCATTTCTTCAAGTATTTTTTCTCAGGTGAACAGTGCTGCTCTGTAGCTTTTCTGAAAAAGTGCCATGGACTGAACGAGGAAATATCACCACTGTTTGAatgctaaaatatcctttatgtttaaaaataaaaactatttgaatataaacattttactgtatgtttatacggcatatgcattgttttttacattttaataaaacacatcTAATGCATTTGACTTCTGCCtttctctcaatcagagaaatgTACAAACTGACTTAACGATCTGtgttttggtattttttttttactgaaaattctatttcttttttttacttaagctcttgccatgtaaaaaaaaaaaaagaaaaaaaatactattttattttttattttattttattttagtgtgataaaatctgctaaaaatacaaaatattaaataaaaaataacaaattaaaatagtaCATAATTTTAAGAACTAACATTTTGACCACCACGCGAAGTTATTCATTAGAACCTGATTAGAAACAATAGAATATCTGTTAAAAATTAGATAAAGTACTTTAACCACACCCCTCTTTCTTTAACTCCTCCCTGCAATGACACGTCAACCAACCGGCTCGCGATAAACGTTAACACGCATCATGATTGGCTAAAAAACTCATGATGCGTGAACAAAAAGTAGTAAGTGGTTACTGATCGTGCGAAACGcgttggtaatataaagatttgATTGGTTTCCAGGACATTGTTATGTGGCTGCTATGAGTCCTTCGTGAAATCTCTCTGATATTTTGATCTCAAAATATGCCTTGAGTCCCTCATTCAGTGtaagtttctgtgttttttcatTAGCATCAGTTCAAATATATATGTTATGTTAATAAACTGATGCTTAGACTGGAATTAAACAGCAACAGGCATTAAAAATATaagagaattatatatatatatacagtacagaccaaaagtttggaaacattactatttttaatgtttttgaaagaagtttcttctgctcatcaagcctgcatttattcgatcaaaaatacagaaaaaaatgtaatattgtgatatattattacaatttaaaataattgtttttaaatgtattatactttaaattatcatttatttctgtgatgcaaagctgaatttttaggatcattatcacatgatcctttagaaatcattctaatatgatgattcattatcaaagttggaaacagttctgctgcttaatattttttcagaacatgtgatgcttttttaggatactttgatgaaaaaaaaaaagctatgtttttaaaatataaatattttgtaataacaatatacacctTTTTTGATAGAAATGCTACAGCCTctttaatttcttcaacaaaaacatgtggacatcacaaTCCTTACAAGAATTACTGCCTGATTTTATTTTGtgggatttctgaatgcttgagactataaaaacaaacaactttCTTAATAAAATCATAGGACGATTCTAATTTCTAAATATAACTGATATATACTGATATATACTGACTAATAACACTGATATGCTGAAACTGGTTTGCTAGTTTAAAGCATTCTTTTCAGCAGGGAAACTTTCTTTTGTGATCAGATTATATATGCTGTGGAAAGATTGGGTTTAATGTATTatttgtgtccctgcagcacaaaagccgttttaagtctctggggtatatttgtagcaatagccaaaaatacattgtatgggtcagaaatatagcctacatttttcttttatgctaaaaatcattaggatattaagtaaagatcatgttccatgaagatattttgtaaatctcctactgtaaatatatcaaaacttaatgtttgattagtaatatgcattgctaagaacttcatttgaacaactttaaagatgattttctcaatatttagatttttttgctccatcagattccagattttctaatagttgcatctcagacaaatattgtcctccgaacaaaccacacatcaatggagagatgatttattcagttaTGTAGAATAACAGTTATTACTTATGTTTAAACCATTATGACAGTTTTTTTGGTCCATATTAGTGATAGTTTGATATATCATCCAGGCCAATTAATCTGACGATAATTGGTTGTTTTGAGAATTTACTTATGCACAACTGGAAATGCCTGATACCAGTCCCAAAATCGACCTACATCCTTGCTGGATAGTGCACAGTTACTGTTCCAAATGTTTCGGTAACGTTCCAGTTAAGTTATTAAAACGTTTTCCCATTGCTCTCTAAACCTCAAAACATTCCGTTCTTAAAAGGAAATGAAAGCGTTTATTCTTCCTGGTTATGCAAACACTAAGTGAACATTCCATTTTTATCATTTAGCAAACATTTggggaatgttacttttaaatgttatcTGAATATTTTGAAACAAAGAGTAACATTTTAAAAGCGTTAGATAGAGCTTCATGGGAAAGATAATCCATGAACATAAATAATTTCAGTGTAAGATTTCTagaaacattattaaagaccagaagCCGCTGACTAACTAATTTATAACATATTactaattaataacattttaaataacatttcaaaacgttgatgtttatgtttttcttactGAGAACAATAAAGAACAGAAAATGTGTAACGTTTTATtagtaacatttaaacatttaacgtTCGTTGAacttttcaggaaaaaaaaaataacatataaataacacttttgtacaaacgttttgagaacattattaaagaccagataaatTTGACGAACATTCtattagtaacatttaaaaatgttagacAACCATTTCAGGAGAAAATGTTAAATGAACGATGTaatgtttttatgcttttatcataaaaaagattatatatacatatataatatatatatacactcacctaaaggattattaggaacacctgttcaatttctcattaatgcaattatctaatcaaccaatcacatggtagatgcttcagtgcatttaggagtgtggtcctggtcaagacaatctcctgaactccaaactgaatgtcagaatgggaaagaaaggtgatttaagcaattgtgagcgtggcatggttgttggtgccagacgggccggtctgagtatttcacaatctgctcagttactgggattttcacacacaaccatttcta
This genomic window contains:
- the nkd2b gene encoding protein naked cuticle homolog 2-like, whose product is MGKLQSKHACKRRENPEGDSFVANGIISRRGVDEGERYDTGLKDYKELKDGHRCPLEVALPPEKAEGRESFLSSEDGEREALKETCKGKKRISLDDLECNVSLVDDSRQEWVFTLYDFDNSGRVTKEDMSSLMHTIYDVVDTSVNHSSHSKRKTLRVKLTVTPEHRTHRRDTTHSGNDNGLSRIESVHAEDTHIRGQNHYCVDENTERRNHYLDLAGIENYSSRFDSSSPPGVQQEQHSQSSHDQSRSRSHERRSQVLSDPCVTPDPRVRGGPQSIRSPKGPSRGGQSVAKTSKCHSFYPADVYHLSQQSQPQPSTGLQHSHSKRSRARAREQALSPSKHTQTQQPSPVSEHSAGFVLPLVQRHEHHHHHEHHHHHHYHHYHQT